The Novipirellula caenicola genome segment TGAAGATTTTCCTGGGATCACGTGGACGTTCGAAGGAAGCGATGCGGAGATGCGTCGCGCGACTGCTTCGCTATGGGGTTCCTTTGGGTTGGCGTTGGCCGTGATCTATTCGCTGTTAGCGATTGCATTTCGCGGTTACATTCAGCCGTTGATTGTATTGGTGGCGATTCCGTTTGGTATCGTCGGTGCCGTTTTAGGACACATTGTGCTTGGCTATGATTTGTCGTTGGTCAGTTTTATGGGCGTGATCGCGCTTTCGGGCGTCGTCATCAACGATTCGTTGATCATGATCGACTACGCCAATCGCCGACGCAGCCAGTGTTCTGCGTTCGAGGCGATCACACAGGCGGGATTGCGCCGTTTCCGGCCAATCATGCTGACCACCTTGACGACGTTCGGTGGGTTGATGCCTCTGATTTTCGAAAAGTCGCTTCAAGCCCAATACATCATTCCGATGGCGATCTCGCTCGGCTTCGGGATCTTGTTCTCAACCGCGATCATTTTGGTCCTGGTGCCGTGCCTGTATCTGATCCTGGAAGACATTCGCTCCCTGCGTTACAAGTCGGCGTAGGACGCGTCACGATCTGCGGGGGTGGAACAACCTTTCACGGATTGACCTGTGGTTTGGTTGGTTTGGTTCGCGGCTGCTTCGGTTTCCTCGGCGACCATTCCTCATTTCGTTTTCCGTCGAGGTACCAATCAAAGTATTTTGCCGCTTGGTTGCTCATCGCTTCGGACTTCAATGCCCAGATTCCAGGGGGCGACTGCGTCTGGGCCCATGCTTCGAGATCCGCTCGCAGCGATGCCGCAATCTCGGGTGTACTTTGTAGCAAGTTGCGGGTCTCTTGGAAGTCGTTCTCGACGTCAAAAAGGTATTCGCGGTCGTCGCTGCGGAGGTATTTCCATTTTCCTTTTCGGATCGCGGATTGACCGAGCCATCGCCAAAACAGGACTTCATGCGGAGCGTCCTGTTTTGCTCCGGTCAGATAGGGCAGCAGGTTGACGCCATCGAGCGCCGGATCATCGGGCAGACCAGCGAGAGAACAGGCGGTTGCACCAACGTCTAGCGAGATGACCGGATGCGAATAGACTTGGCCACCCGGAATCGTGCCTTTCCAGTGCACCAAGAATGGGACTCGGATCCCGCCTTCGGTCAACATGCCTTTTTCACCATTCATCGGATCGTTCAGCGACCCATCCCATCCGGGACCTCCGCCGGGAGCATCCAACTTGTGAATTTTCAGTGGTGCGCCGTTGTCGCCGATGACAAAGATCAGCGTGTCCTCGTCAAGTTTGTGCTTTTGCAGCGTTGCCACGATCTGGCCAACGCCATCATCAACGGCCGACAGCATCGCTAACGCTTGGCGTCGTCGCTCGGGCATCTTGCCAGGGAATCGGTCAAGGTATTTTTGGGGCGCGTCCAGCGGTACGTGGGGTGCCCGGCAAGCGAGGTAGAAAAAGAACGGTTGGTCGCGGAATCGATCGATAAAGGAACAAGCGAACTGAGAGATCAAGTCGATGTGATAACCGCCGCCATGCTGCGGTTGTGGAGCGACGTCTTCGCCCGCCAAATTCATGTTCCAGTGTCCCGGGCCATTGCTGTTCTTGTGGAACACCTTGTCGAATCCGTGCACGGCGATTGCGTCGGCGTGATTCGGTCCGAGGTGCCATTTGCCAGCCATTCCCGTGGCATAACCGGCTTGCTGCAAACGCTCGGGGATGGTCTGTAGGGCAGCGAAACGTTTTAACACCTTCGCGTCCTGAAATTGGGGATTGGATTCGAGTCCCCATTTTGTCTGGTATTGCCCGCTGATCAGCCCGCCACGTGACGGCACACACTGGGGGGCTGTGCAGTAGCCATCGGTCATGCGAACGCCGCCGGTGGCCAGTGCATCGAGGTGTGGCGTTTTCACGTCGTCAAAAACATCTTGGCAACTTAGGTCGGCGTAGCCGTGGTCATCGGTGAAGATGACAATCACATTGGGTTTCCGTTCACGCCGCGTCGACACGGCAGGTGCCGCTGGCAACTGCAATTGGTAGTGCGTGGTGTCATTCTCGCCGACCAATCGAATGTCCGAGATTTCCATCTTGCCAGTGCCTCGCGACGGATCGATTCGTACAGCCACCAACGGGTTCTTCGTTTTGAATCGGATGATGTACTCGTGCGTGCCACCGTCGTGTTGAATGTCAACCACTTGGCTACGCTTGGCGGCAAATGGGCCCATTCCCTGTTCCTGCCAGTAAAATTGGCCTCTGCCGGACGAGTCCGAAGTCATGGTGAAATGGAACGCAAATGACGAATCGTTGATTGCACTGGGCAGCGAGTGACTGAGATAGGGATCGCCACCCGTGCTGGTGACAACCAGTGCGCCATTTGAATTCGCCAGAGTGCAGGTGCCGCCGGGCTGCCATCCTGCGATCGGTTTACCGGGCGGATTCGTTTTCGATTTCTTAGGTCCGTTTGCGCTACCTTTCATTCTCGCTTTCCCTTCGAGTGTCACGTCGTACTTGGACGGATCAAACTTTGGGTTCGGTAGCGGTCGGACGGCACCCGTCTCGACAAGGTGCTGTTCGATCAGCGCATCCAGTTGGCTGACTCGCTCGGGATACTGATCGGCAAGATTGTTACGCTCGCCGATATCTTGTTTTAGATTGTAAAGTTTGTAGCGATGCTGGCCATCATCTCCGCTGTGGAACAGACGTATCAGTTTCCAGTCGCCCGCGTGGACGCTAATCGCAGGAGGCAACCAATCGGGGACGCCAGGCGAATGAGGGAAGTACGTGAAGATGGCTTCGCGATCGAGCGATTTGCCCTGCAGTGCAGGCACGATGCTAACGCCGTCGAAATGTTGGTTCGGTTGCGGTTCGATCGAGAGCATTTCCAGCAGCGTTGGATAGAAATCGATGCTCTGAATGATCTCGTCGCTTCGCGAACCCGGTGAAACCGTTCCGGGGTGGACCACGATTGCCGGCCCGCGTACGCCTCCTTCGTACATCGTTGCCTTTCCACCGCGTAGCGGTGCGTTGCTGGTTGCCGAGGTGCCATCCACTTCGTTGTACATGTTTCCGCCATTGTCCGAGGCGAAGACGATGATGGTGTTGTCGGCAATGCCAAGTCGATCCAATGTGTCCAGCAATGTGCCCACCGCGTCATCCATGCTTTCGATCATGGCGGCGTAGGTGGGGCTGCGTTGAGGATCGTTGGGGTCAATTTGTTTTTGATACTTGTCGATCAGCGTTTGCTTGGCATCAAACGGCGCATGGACACTGAACATCCAGTAATTCAAAAAGAAGGGCTCGTCCGCGTGTTGTTCCAAAAACGCGACCGCTTCTTTCGCCATGCGATCCTCGAGATGTTCGTCAGGAATCTGCGGGTCATGGTCAAAATCTTTGAATTTCCATGGCGCGACGTAGCTGCCCGCCGGGCCCGGGCCCGGATGATGCGGTACATCGACATCGAAGCCATGTTCAAGCGGCGAGTAGGGCTCCGGTCCGAGATGCCACTTTCCAAAGTGGCCGGTGGTATAGCCGTTGTCTTTGAGCATTTCGGCCAAGGTATAATACGTGGTATTCAGTCGTGAGACCGATTCAGGAACGGTGGCTTTTTGAGTCGGCGGACCTTGATTCTTGGCAATCGCGTTGAGGACGACTCGTAGCAAATGGCAATTGGGCGAGGTGATGCCATGACGGGCAGGACTAAGTCCCGTCAAAACACTCGCTCGCGTCGGTGAACACAACGGGCTAGAGGAATAAGCACGTGTGAACGTCATGCCGCGTTTCGCCAGTCGCTCAATATTCGGCGTCTTGTAGAACGACGTCGTTCCGTACAGCGTCGTATCGCTCCAGCCCAGGTCATCCGCCAGAATGAAGACGACATTGGGTTTTGAATCGGCTGCCATACCGGTCACGCTTCCGATGGCGACGGCAATCAGCGTGTAGAGTGTTTTTTTGACTAGGTTCAACATAGATGGGGCTCGCGTCAGGGCCACGTTGGGCCGTCACTAAAAGGGGGGCGTCACTAAGCGGGAACGTCGCTAAGGGAGGATTGGTTGATGCTGTGGTCGTTCTAATGTAGTCTCATTTGACCGTCGAAACCTTGAAGATTGTGCCAGAAACAAGCAGAATCGTGCCAGGACGCCCGTTTGGCAATTGACGATTAGCCCCGATCCCCATCACTCGCAAAGGCTGCTTCTTCAATGATGTACAACCATGCCCCAACGTTCCGAATTTTAAGCTGCAGTTTGTTGGCCATTGCTTTGGTCTCGCAGTCGGTTGCAGAGTCACCCCAACGCAAACCTGATATTGTCGTCTATTTAGCCGACGATCTTTCCGCAGCCGATTTGTCGATTTATGGCGGAACCAATATCGAGACACCCGCGATCAGCCAGTTAGCCGGCGAAGGAATGGTCTTCAACCGGGCCTTTGTCGCTAGCCCCTCATGTGCTCCGAGCCGAGCGGCATTGCTGACCGGGCTGATGCCAGCTCCTAACGGTGCCGAAGAGAATCACAGTTATCCTCGCAGCGAGGTTTTACGTCTGCCGCAACTGCTAAACGAACTGGGGTATCAGACCGCGGCATTTGGCAAAGTGGCGCATTCACGAAGTGTGACCGATTATCATTTCGATACGTTCGATCGCAAACAGAACATCCCCGAGGTACGCGAGAACGTCAAATCATTTCTCGAGAAGCGTACCGATCCGCGACCGCTTGCGTTGTTTGTCGGGGTGTCGAACCCGCATGTCCCGTGGCCAAGCGAATCGACGGTGGATCCCAATTCGATGACGATGCCCCCGCAATTGTTGGACACGCCGCGAACTCGCGTGCAACGCACTCGTTATCTTCAAGAAGTCAAAGATTTGGATGCTTACCTGAGCGAACTTCGTGGGCTCACCCAGCGTCATTTGTCCGATCGCACGGTCTTTGTTTTCTCGAGTGACCATGGTGCGCAATTCCCTTTCGGCAAATGGACGTTGTACGACGAAGGGATTCAGGTTCCGTTGATTGTTTCGTGGCCGGGGGAAATCGAGAAGGGCTCGCGAACGGACGCCATGGTCAGTTGGGTAGACCTGCTGCCGACGCTGATCGATATCGCCGGGGGTACGATTCCCGAATCGTTGGACGGACGTTCATTTGCAAAGGTATTGCGTGGTACCGCCGACTCGCATCGCGATCGAATTTTTACGACGCATAGCGGTGACAAGAAGATGAACGTGTATCTAAGTCGGTCAATTCGAAACGATCGCTACAAATTGATCTACAATCCACATCCCGAGTTCGCATTCACCACCCACATCGATTTGTTGCTTCGCGAAACCTCGGGCGACTATTTCAAAGAATGGACCGACAAAGCGAAAACGGACGCACGTGCCGCGAAGATCGTAGCGAGCTATCACGGCCGGCCCGAGTACGAGTTGTTTGACCTGCAGGCCGATCCCGACGAACAAATTAATCTCGCCGGAACACCCGAGTTGGCTGAAGTGCAACAGAAGCTTTCAACCGAATTGAACCATTGGATGAAAGAGCAAGGCGATCAGTTGACCGTTTTCCATGAGCCGCTGATGTTGGATGCACCTGAAACCTGGGTGCCTCGCAAAAACTAGGTTTGGTTTCGCACGCGTATCGCACCATAATTGCTGATGATTCCACGATTCTGCTGCAAATTTGCCGAATCCGGGGCCGATTTGTCAAAGGCGGGGACGACGAACGACGCTGTTCTTAATAGTCGACGGCAAAGACTTGCAGCGGATCCGTTTTGCCTTTGACTCGCTGTGGCGGCAATTCGCGTAGCGTCACTTCCGGCGAGAGTTGATCGGCGGTGCACTGAGTCACAATCAGCGAACAACCGAGGTCTTTGGTTAGTGATTCGACTCGCGCGGCGACGTTCACGGTGTCGCCGATGGCGGTGTACTCTTGTCGTTTGGGAGATCCGATGCTGCCGACGACCGCGGTGCCGGTATTGATTCCGACGCCGATTTGCAAATCGGGCCATCCCGCTTGCTCGAACAGAGGACGTGATTGGGCAACCCACTGCAACATGGTCTTTGCGGTTTCCACCGCGCGTTGGGCATGGTGGTCGGACTCCTTTCCGATGCCAAATAATGCCATGAATCCATCGCCCAAAAATTTGTTGACCATCCCGCCATGAGCCTCGACGATCTCGACGGCTTCGCGAAAGAACACATTCAGTGCCGTCACGACTTGTTCAGGTGAGTGATGTGACGAAAACCGAGTGAAGTTGCGAACATCGACAAACATCACCGACACCGACTCTTCACGACCGCTCAAGCGATCGCCGTGGCTCATGATTTGACGAGCGGCTTCTTCTCCCACATGTCGGCCGAACGTCTGTTGAAGTTGTTCGCGTTCACGCAGCCCTTGGACCATGTTATTGAATCGCTCGATCAACATGCCAAAATCATCCGCACGCAGCAGATCGACTCGTGCGGTTAAATCGCCGCTTGCCACTCGCATCGAAGCCAAGTTCAGCTCGTGAATCGGAGTCGCCACCAACTTGGACAACATCACGCTTGAGATCAATCCAAACAGAATGGCGACCACTCCCACGGCGATGGCGAACCAGGGAGCTCGATGGGCGGCGTCGGGAAGCAGCAAAATCAACACCAGCGAAACCACTGGGCTGACCACCGCCGAGAAGATCCACAACACGCCACGGGCGGTGATGTTCAGCGGCACGCCGCCGGGCACCGCTGCGGGATTGTGCTGCTGGAAGAATACCGGGAACAGAAATTTTTGAATCGCTAGTTCGACGGCAAAGAAACTATGCGTGACCGCAATCAACGATGCGGTCAAGAAGGACGTGATCAGATGGGCGACGACGTCACCCGATAACGGTTCAGGAACCGCGTAGAGTGCCGCGGGGAAAACGGGAATGCAACTGAGCCAACCGGTGGCCGCAACCAACAAAAACCACCACGGCAAATTCACTATCCTCTTTTGAGCTTTCTGCAACACGTTGGCGTCCACGGCATCGCCCGCGATCAACGCGTTGTGCACCGGCCGCAACCAAATCAACGGCGTGACAAAACAGACGACTGCCATCGGATAGACAAGCAGATTGAACCACTGCCAACATTCCCTGAAGCGGGTCATTTGAGCGGTCGATAGCAGCGGTTCGACTTGCACGTGGTTGTAAGCAATGTTGAAAACGCTGCCGATCGCGTTGGCAATCAGCGGTGACAATCCGACAACGACCAAACCGTAACGCTGAAAGAAGCTCCAGCGAGCGGTCGTGCCATCGACGTCATCGTGATCGAGTGAGGTCGATGGGTCAGAGGAGTGTCGTTTTAACATTCCTCACTCTTTCCGGTGGGAAGCGGCGCCAAGGGTGTGAAAATTTTAGAGGCTTTTGTCAACGTTGCCTTGACCGTCATCTTGAGCGATCGAGCGTCGCAACGCAAATTCGCGAGGGGGTGTCGGTAGGAGCTAATTCCGCGTAGGCTTCGTTTTTGCACATTTTTCACGTAGGAACGTCGGCTGGACGCTCGGCATCATCGCAGAGGCAAATTCGGTGGCACGAACGATCAACCACAATGCGAGCCGCGATGTTCCTTGGTT includes the following:
- a CDS encoding sulfatase, with amino-acid sequence MMYNHAPTFRILSCSLLAIALVSQSVAESPQRKPDIVVYLADDLSAADLSIYGGTNIETPAISQLAGEGMVFNRAFVASPSCAPSRAALLTGLMPAPNGAEENHSYPRSEVLRLPQLLNELGYQTAAFGKVAHSRSVTDYHFDTFDRKQNIPEVRENVKSFLEKRTDPRPLALFVGVSNPHVPWPSESTVDPNSMTMPPQLLDTPRTRVQRTRYLQEVKDLDAYLSELRGLTQRHLSDRTVFVFSSDHGAQFPFGKWTLYDEGIQVPLIVSWPGEIEKGSRTDAMVSWVDLLPTLIDIAGGTIPESLDGRSFAKVLRGTADSHRDRIFTTHSGDKKMNVYLSRSIRNDRYKLIYNPHPEFAFTTHIDLLLRETSGDYFKEWTDKAKTDARAAKIVASYHGRPEYELFDLQADPDEQINLAGTPELAEVQQKLSTELNHWMKEQGDQLTVFHEPLMLDAPETWVPRKN
- a CDS encoding sulfatase-like hydrolase/transferase, which encodes MLNLVKKTLYTLIAVAIGSVTGMAADSKPNVVFILADDLGWSDTTLYGTTSFYKTPNIERLAKRGMTFTRAYSSSPLCSPTRASVLTGLSPARHGITSPNCHLLRVVLNAIAKNQGPPTQKATVPESVSRLNTTYYTLAEMLKDNGYTTGHFGKWHLGPEPYSPLEHGFDVDVPHHPGPGPAGSYVAPWKFKDFDHDPQIPDEHLEDRMAKEAVAFLEQHADEPFFLNYWMFSVHAPFDAKQTLIDKYQKQIDPNDPQRSPTYAAMIESMDDAVGTLLDTLDRLGIADNTIIVFASDNGGNMYNEVDGTSATSNAPLRGGKATMYEGGVRGPAIVVHPGTVSPGSRSDEIIQSIDFYPTLLEMLSIEPQPNQHFDGVSIVPALQGKSLDREAIFTYFPHSPGVPDWLPPAISVHAGDWKLIRLFHSGDDGQHRYKLYNLKQDIGERNNLADQYPERVSQLDALIEQHLVETGAVRPLPNPKFDPSKYDVTLEGKARMKGSANGPKKSKTNPPGKPIAGWQPGGTCTLANSNGALVVTSTGGDPYLSHSLPSAINDSSFAFHFTMTSDSSGRGQFYWQEQGMGPFAAKRSQVVDIQHDGGTHEYIIRFKTKNPLVAVRIDPSRGTGKMEISDIRLVGENDTTHYQLQLPAAPAVSTRRERKPNVIVIFTDDHGYADLSCQDVFDDVKTPHLDALATGGVRMTDGYCTAPQCVPSRGGLISGQYQTKWGLESNPQFQDAKVLKRFAALQTIPERLQQAGYATGMAGKWHLGPNHADAIAVHGFDKVFHKNSNGPGHWNMNLAGEDVAPQPQHGGGYHIDLISQFACSFIDRFRDQPFFFYLACRAPHVPLDAPQKYLDRFPGKMPERRRQALAMLSAVDDGVGQIVATLQKHKLDEDTLIFVIGDNGAPLKIHKLDAPGGGPGWDGSLNDPMNGEKGMLTEGGIRVPFLVHWKGTIPGGQVYSHPVISLDVGATACSLAGLPDDPALDGVNLLPYLTGAKQDAPHEVLFWRWLGQSAIRKGKWKYLRSDDREYLFDVENDFQETRNLLQSTPEIAASLRADLEAWAQTQSPPGIWALKSEAMSNQAAKYFDWYLDGKRNEEWSPRKPKQPRTKPTKPQVNP
- a CDS encoding adenylate/guanylate cyclase domain-containing protein; amino-acid sequence: MLKRHSSDPSTSLDHDDVDGTTARWSFFQRYGLVVVGLSPLIANAIGSVFNIAYNHVQVEPLLSTAQMTRFRECWQWFNLLVYPMAVVCFVTPLIWLRPVHNALIAGDAVDANVLQKAQKRIVNLPWWFLLVAATGWLSCIPVFPAALYAVPEPLSGDVVAHLITSFLTASLIAVTHSFFAVELAIQKFLFPVFFQQHNPAAVPGGVPLNITARGVLWIFSAVVSPVVSLVLILLLPDAAHRAPWFAIAVGVVAILFGLISSVMLSKLVATPIHELNLASMRVASGDLTARVDLLRADDFGMLIERFNNMVQGLREREQLQQTFGRHVGEEAARQIMSHGDRLSGREESVSVMFVDVRNFTRFSSHHSPEQVVTALNVFFREAVEIVEAHGGMVNKFLGDGFMALFGIGKESDHHAQRAVETAKTMLQWVAQSRPLFEQAGWPDLQIGVGINTGTAVVGSIGSPKRQEYTAIGDTVNVAARVESLTKDLGCSLIVTQCTADQLSPEVTLRELPPQRVKGKTDPLQVFAVDY